One window from the genome of Acinetobacter sp. LoGeW2-3 encodes:
- a CDS encoding MFS transporter, with translation MTMNTVNVNDVIDKAKFTPFHFNVVFWCLLIILFDGYDLAINGVALPLLMQEWSLSAVQAGMLASTALAGMMFGAMLFGTLADKIGRKKVIMICVVLFSGFTFAGGFASNPTEFGLLRFLAGLGIGGVMPNLVALTSEYAPQRLRATLVTTMFSGYAVGGVMAALLGAWFTPNFAWQIMFFIAGVPLLLLPLIWKFLPESLTFLVKAQKNDNARQIMQRLDDQLSLNAQTQLALSEIKIAEPAFVSSLFKQGRTASTLLFWLAFFMCLLTLYALGSWLPKLMMAAGYSLGNSLMFLLAMNIGAVIGTVGGGILADKFHLKPVIITLCLSGAVALSLLGFKSPQPVIYFLVAVAGASAIGGQILLYSYVAQYYPLTVRSTGIGWASAVGRSGAIVGPILIGMLLGMELPHQLNFMAVGLPVVIVAIAVSLIVRKDRVVDVDPVAEQKLKAVKA, from the coding sequence GTGACAATGAATACAGTCAATGTAAATGACGTCATCGATAAGGCCAAATTTACCCCATTTCACTTTAATGTGGTGTTCTGGTGTTTGCTGATTATTTTATTTGATGGCTATGACCTGGCGATTAATGGTGTGGCTTTGCCGCTGTTAATGCAGGAATGGTCTTTAAGCGCAGTACAGGCTGGTATGCTGGCGAGTACTGCACTTGCAGGCATGATGTTCGGTGCCATGCTGTTTGGAACCTTAGCAGACAAAATTGGCCGTAAGAAAGTTATTATGATCTGTGTGGTGCTATTTAGCGGCTTTACCTTTGCTGGTGGCTTTGCATCTAACCCGACAGAATTCGGTCTATTACGTTTCCTGGCTGGTTTAGGCATTGGTGGTGTAATGCCAAACTTGGTAGCGCTTACTTCTGAATATGCACCGCAGCGCTTACGTGCCACCTTAGTTACTACCATGTTCAGTGGCTATGCGGTAGGGGGTGTAATGGCAGCTTTATTGGGTGCTTGGTTTACACCTAATTTTGCTTGGCAAATCATGTTCTTTATTGCAGGTGTGCCATTACTGTTATTGCCGCTAATCTGGAAATTTTTGCCTGAATCCCTGACCTTTTTGGTAAAAGCACAGAAGAACGACAATGCCCGTCAAATCATGCAGCGTTTAGATGATCAGCTGAGTTTAAATGCACAGACTCAATTGGCTTTAAGCGAGATCAAAATTGCTGAACCTGCTTTTGTCAGCAGCCTGTTTAAGCAGGGGCGTACAGCAAGCACATTACTGTTCTGGCTAGCCTTCTTCATGTGTTTGCTGACGCTATATGCATTGGGCAGCTGGTTACCGAAACTGATGATGGCAGCAGGCTATTCCTTGGGTAACAGTCTAATGTTCCTGCTAGCAATGAATATTGGCGCAGTGATTGGCACTGTAGGCGGCGGTATTTTGGCGGATAAGTTCCACTTAAAACCGGTGATCATCACCTTATGTTTATCCGGTGCAGTGGCATTATCCCTATTAGGCTTTAAGTCACCTCAGCCTGTGATTTACTTCCTGGTTGCTGTAGCGGGTGCTTCAGCGATTGGTGGTCAGATTCTGCTGTACAGCTATGTAGCACAATACTATCCATTAACTGTTCGTTCTACTGGCATTGGTTGGGCTTCAGCAGTAGGGCGTAGTGGTGCAATTGTTGGTCCTATCTTGATCGGTATGCTACTCGGTATGGAATTACCGCATCAGTTGAACTTCATGGCTGTCGGCTTGCCAGTGGTGATTGTAGCCATTGCTGTATCACTGATTGTGCGTAAAGACCGCGTGGTTGATGTAGATCCAGTCGCAGAGCAGAAGCTTAAAGCTGTCAAGGCTTAG
- a CDS encoding aromatic acid/H+ symport family MFS transporter, which produces MTTEKIDVNSVVDNAKFTPFHFNVVAWCLLIILFDGYDLAINGVTLPLLMQDWGLSAVQAGMLASTALAGMMFGAMIFGSLADKIGRKKVIMICIVLFSGLTFAGGFASNPTEFGMLRFLAGLGIGGVMPNLVALTSEYAPQKMRSTLVTTMFSGYAVGGVMAALLGSWFTPDFGWQIMFFIAGIPLFLLPVIWKFLPESLSFMVKVNKQPEARRIVRRLAPNVKVTDNTVFTLPEENVPEAANVVSLFRRGRAVNTLLFWVAFFTCLLTMYALSSWLPKLMMAAGYSMDNSLMFMMVMNVGAVVGIVGGGILADRFHLKPVLMFLGIMGAIVMSSMGFAANQFLLYILVFLAGAASIGSQMLLYSYVAQYYPLAVRSTGIGWSSAIGRMGAIVGPILIGGLLGMNLPAHFNFMAVGLPVLITAIAVALIMHENEADKIGSADTVAAKA; this is translated from the coding sequence ATGACAACGGAAAAAATAGATGTTAATTCTGTAGTCGATAATGCGAAATTTACGCCTTTTCACTTCAATGTAGTTGCTTGGTGTTTACTCATTATCTTATTTGATGGCTACGATTTAGCAATTAATGGTGTGACGCTTCCACTCTTAATGCAAGATTGGGGCTTAAGCGCAGTACAAGCAGGTATGCTGGCCAGTACAGCACTTGCAGGCATGATGTTTGGTGCCATGATTTTTGGTTCACTGGCAGACAAGATTGGCCGTAAAAAAGTCATCATGATCTGTATCGTGCTATTTAGTGGTTTAACTTTCGCGGGCGGCTTTGCCTCTAACCCGACTGAATTTGGTATGTTACGTTTCCTTGCTGGTTTAGGCATTGGTGGGGTAATGCCAAACCTGGTAGCACTGACTTCTGAATATGCGCCACAAAAGATGCGTAGTACCTTAGTAACCACAATGTTCAGTGGCTATGCCGTAGGTGGCGTAATGGCTGCTTTACTCGGCTCATGGTTTACCCCAGATTTTGGCTGGCAAATCATGTTCTTTATCGCAGGTATTCCTTTATTTTTACTGCCTGTGATCTGGAAATTCCTACCTGAATCTTTGTCATTCATGGTGAAGGTAAATAAACAGCCTGAAGCACGTCGTATCGTGCGTCGCCTGGCACCGAATGTAAAAGTAACAGACAATACTGTATTCACTTTACCTGAAGAAAATGTACCTGAAGCTGCGAACGTGGTCAGCCTGTTCCGTCGCGGTCGTGCAGTAAATACCTTACTGTTTTGGGTAGCATTCTTCACCTGCTTACTGACGATGTATGCACTCAGCAGCTGGTTGCCAAAATTGATGATGGCTGCGGGCTACTCAATGGACAACAGTCTGATGTTCATGATGGTCATGAACGTAGGTGCAGTGGTTGGTATCGTCGGCGGTGGTATTCTGGCTGACCGTTTCCACCTGAAACCAGTACTGATGTTCCTGGGTATTATGGGAGCGATTGTGATGAGCTCAATGGGCTTTGCAGCGAACCAGTTCTTACTTTACATCTTGGTGTTCCTGGCTGGTGCAGCGTCAATCGGTTCGCAAATGTTGCTATACAGCTATGTAGCGCAGTACTACCCACTGGCAGTACGTTCTACAGGTATTGGTTGGTCTTCTGCGATCGGTCGTATGGGTGCAATTGTAGGTCCAATCCTGATTGGTGGCTTACTGGGTATGAATCTGCCTGCACACTTCAACTTTATGGCAGTTGGTTTACCGGTACTGATTACAGCGATTGCTGTTGCACTGATCATGCATGAAAATGAAGCTGACAAGATTGGTTCAGCGGATACAGTTGCAGCAAAAGCTTAA
- a CDS encoding ankyrin repeat domain-containing protein — MEFNSISPIPEDDEELHLPELVYWASVGDVEQVEQGLQEGLDVNSADEEGYSALQAAAENDHLEVVKLLVSKGADVDHRSTYTALELAEMAGNKDVVEYLKSLKGSIPK; from the coding sequence ATGGAATTCAATTCTATCTCCCCAATCCCTGAAGATGATGAAGAACTTCATCTTCCTGAACTGGTGTACTGGGCTTCAGTCGGTGACGTTGAACAGGTCGAGCAGGGCTTACAAGAAGGTCTGGACGTCAACTCTGCCGATGAAGAAGGCTATAGCGCTTTACAGGCCGCTGCTGAAAATGATCATCTTGAAGTGGTGAAGCTGCTGGTGAGCAAAGGCGCAGATGTCGATCATCGCAGTACCTATACCGCTTTAGAGCTGGCTGAAATGGCAGGCAATAAAGACGTTGTGGAATATCTAAAAAGCCTGAAAGGCAGTATTCCCAAATAA
- a CDS encoding type 1 glutamine amidotransferase domain-containing protein, whose amino-acid sequence MVKKVLIITSNSGIEHDELVQPLDFLQSKGFLVIHAAEKNEDVQTVESDEKQSAQYTPDTTLHEVNVEDYDLLVIPGGTVNADKLRINEDAQRIIQYFADNQKPIAAICHGPWALIDAGRVKDKHLTSYKSIKLDLQNAGAKWVDEEVHRCNTNGWVLITSRNPDDLPAFNTAIVEELEADMDIIP is encoded by the coding sequence ATGGTCAAGAAAGTTCTGATTATTACTTCAAACTCGGGTATTGAACACGATGAACTGGTTCAACCGCTGGACTTCCTGCAATCAAAAGGCTTCCTAGTCATTCATGCTGCAGAAAAAAATGAAGATGTTCAAACCGTAGAAAGTGATGAAAAGCAAAGTGCACAATACACACCCGATACCACACTGCATGAAGTCAATGTTGAAGATTATGATCTTCTGGTGATTCCTGGCGGTACAGTAAATGCCGATAAATTACGGATTAATGAAGATGCCCAACGCATTATTCAGTACTTTGCCGATAACCAGAAACCGATTGCAGCGATCTGTCATGGTCCATGGGCATTGATCGATGCAGGTCGGGTCAAAGACAAACACCTGACTTCTTATAAGAGTATTAAACTGGATCTGCAGAATGCCGGTGCAAAATGGGTCGATGAAGAAGTACACCGCTGCAATACCAATGGCTGGGTACTGATTACTTCACGTAATCCGGACGATTTACCTGCTTTTAATACCGCGATTGTCGAAGAATTGGAAGCGGATATGGATATTATTCCGTAA
- a CDS encoding TIGR04219 family outer membrane beta-barrel protein yields the protein MYARIINTLLCGLAFTTISHADVIGLKADASYWNFDGYSQSGNASKHDLDRQGTVQLSVALEHPVPLLPNAKIKYVNLDSNSEQSTLLNASDIELNNIDYILYYELLDTVVHADVGVGLTNLDGTVRNLNAGVATQYDLDEYSPLLYATAGVKLPFTGMSAKAEAVYSHGSDTKKTDVQAELQYDFVDNLLVDVGAKVGYRIMKMDAEQNNAPDLQLEFKGPYIGLDMHF from the coding sequence ATGTACGCAAGAATCATTAATACCCTATTATGTGGACTGGCGTTCACTACAATCAGCCATGCCGATGTCATTGGTCTAAAAGCAGATGCCAGCTACTGGAATTTTGACGGTTATAGCCAGTCTGGTAATGCCAGCAAACATGATCTGGATCGTCAAGGGACGGTGCAGCTGTCTGTAGCTTTGGAACATCCAGTGCCATTGTTGCCAAATGCAAAAATTAAATACGTAAATCTCGACAGCAACAGCGAGCAAAGCACTTTGCTTAACGCTTCAGATATCGAGCTGAACAATATCGACTATATTCTGTATTACGAATTGCTGGATACCGTTGTACATGCCGATGTCGGTGTCGGCTTAACTAATCTGGATGGTACGGTGAGAAACCTGAATGCTGGTGTTGCGACCCAGTACGATCTGGATGAATACAGCCCACTGCTCTATGCAACGGCGGGTGTCAAACTGCCATTTACCGGTATGAGTGCCAAAGCTGAAGCCGTTTATAGCCATGGTAGCGATACTAAAAAGACTGATGTCCAGGCTGAACTTCAATACGACTTTGTTGACAATCTGCTAGTGGACGTTGGTGCCAAAGTGGGTTATCGCATCATGAAAATGGATGCCGAGCAAAATAATGCACCAGATCTTCAGCTCGAATTTAAAGGTCCTTATATCGGTCTAGATATGCACTTTTAA
- a CDS encoding aldehyde dehydrogenase family protein gives MTKIRAVIDYPLYVAGKPVETSEWLEVQDKYTHKVCARVSLADAKILEKAIKAAVKAEAEMAALEPYQKQKILLHCVKRFNEIRGQLTEILIAEGGKPRKAAAAEVERLINTFQIAADSVSQIDSGRMIPLAVTAAASGYQGFVKQVPIGAVSLISPFNFPLNLTAHKIAPAIAAGCPFVLKPASLTPVSALKIAEILAETDLPPNAFSVLPCPRELADVLVTDDRFKMLSFTGSDVVGWDMKARAGRKKVTLELGGNAAVMIEPDTEITDALIDRLIGGAFGHAGQVCISVQRILVHQDIYADVKKKLVAKLKKLKPADPDLDTTLIGPMIKEAEAKRLKKWLDKAVKKGAKVLSGGKLDGVMFEPTLLEDVDHGLEVYKDEVFGPMAILEKYSDFEAGVECINSSRFGLQAGVYTQNLNKMMYAWNQLHVGGVIINDIPSFRVDNMPYGGVKDSGLGREGIQSAIRDMQEERMLVIKA, from the coding sequence ATGACCAAAATCCGAGCAGTAATAGACTATCCGCTTTATGTTGCAGGTAAGCCTGTGGAAACTTCAGAATGGCTTGAGGTTCAGGATAAATATACGCATAAGGTCTGCGCACGTGTGTCACTGGCAGATGCCAAAATTCTGGAAAAAGCCATTAAAGCGGCAGTGAAAGCCGAAGCGGAAATGGCGGCTTTGGAGCCTTATCAGAAACAGAAAATCCTGCTGCACTGTGTGAAGCGCTTTAATGAAATTCGTGGTCAGTTGACCGAGATTCTGATTGCAGAAGGTGGCAAGCCACGTAAAGCTGCAGCAGCGGAAGTAGAACGTCTGATCAATACCTTCCAGATCGCTGCAGATTCTGTGAGCCAGATCGATTCAGGCCGCATGATTCCATTGGCAGTCACCGCCGCTGCATCAGGCTATCAGGGCTTTGTGAAACAGGTTCCGATTGGCGCCGTATCACTAATTAGTCCTTTTAATTTCCCACTGAATTTGACCGCGCACAAGATTGCACCTGCGATTGCCGCAGGTTGTCCATTTGTCTTAAAACCTGCCAGTCTGACACCGGTATCTGCCTTAAAAATTGCGGAAATTCTGGCAGAAACCGACTTGCCGCCAAATGCATTCTCGGTATTGCCATGTCCACGTGAACTGGCGGATGTACTGGTGACAGATGACCGCTTCAAAATGCTCAGCTTTACCGGTTCCGATGTGGTCGGTTGGGATATGAAAGCACGGGCTGGGCGTAAGAAAGTTACGCTGGAACTCGGTGGTAACGCCGCGGTGATGATCGAGCCAGATACTGAAATTACCGATGCGCTGATTGATCGTCTAATTGGTGGTGCTTTTGGTCATGCCGGACAGGTCTGCATTAGCGTGCAGCGCATTCTGGTACATCAGGATATCTACGCTGATGTGAAGAAAAAACTGGTGGCTAAGCTGAAAAAACTCAAACCAGCCGATCCTGATCTGGATACGACTTTGATCGGCCCAATGATCAAGGAAGCTGAAGCCAAGCGTCTAAAAAAATGGCTGGATAAAGCCGTAAAGAAAGGCGCGAAAGTTCTCAGTGGTGGCAAACTGGATGGTGTGATGTTTGAGCCGACTTTACTAGAAGATGTCGACCACGGTCTGGAAGTGTATAAGGACGAAGTCTTTGGTCCGATGGCTATTCTGGAAAAATACAGTGATTTTGAGGCTGGGGTCGAATGCATCAACAGCAGCCGTTTTGGTTTGCAGGCAGGTGTCTATACCCAGAATCTGAACAAGATGATGTATGCCTGGAACCAGTTACATGTTGGGGGCGTGATCATCAATGACATTCCATCTTTCCGTGTCGACAACATGCCGTATGGTGGTGTGAAGGATTCGGGTCTGGGCCGTGAAGGTATCCAGTCTGCAATTCGTGATATGCAGGAAGAGCGAATGCTGGTGATTAAAGCCTGA